In Ostrea edulis chromosome 10, xbOstEdul1.1, whole genome shotgun sequence, one genomic interval encodes:
- the LOC125666024 gene encoding alpha-(1,3)-fucosyltransferase fut-5-like, with translation MRVCHSLTEQPKATVMNRGIKTYSGYMMTMRTNRQCGIVVSVSILCFLAHYVNYNLLYNPNQNTTSKHLATGKEIIYNLNPTPTYNIVYYNMPSWMSLDFNILNSSNCPQLRARCLVFTHNKYLDSANAVVFDAESLGRVPKKKEGQIWTFFSIESPFFYSVGHQWKDKFSWTMTYRHDSDFKYLYGKVYERDAPVTRDYSEIFRRKSKNVAWAVSNCNTPSKRELYVRKLQQYIDVDVYGGCGKLKCGTRSAGVTECHKKFAEEYKFFLAVENSVCKDYTTEKLFNFFFYDLAMIPIVNGPQNVHEYIPKGTYINIMDYSSPSELAKDLQRIGSDESIYSSYLKEKDKYGSRRSTWLNMLCPMCASIHEQRRSSSIPDSSIPDINSWIWNDTCIKL, from the exons ATGCGTGTCTGTCATTCACTGACTGAACAACCCAAAGCAACGGTAATGAATC GTGGCATTAAGACCTACAGCGGATACATGATGACGATGAGAACGAATCGACAATGTGGCATTGTTGTTTCTGTTTCAATTCTCTGCTTCCTAGCTCATTATGTCAACTACAACCTCCTGTACAACCCGAACCAAAACACCACCAGCAAACATCTTGCTACTggaaaagaaattatatataaCCTTAATCCCACTCCGACCTATAATATTGTGTATTACAATATGCCTTCTTGGATGTCTTTGGactttaacattttgaattcatCCAACTGTCCACAGTTGAGGGCTCGGTGTTTGGTTTTTACTCACAATAAGTACTTGGATTCAGCAAATGCAGTTGTGTTTGATGCAGAAAGTCTGGGACGAGTCCCAAAGAAGAAGGAAGGACAAATATGGACGTTCTTTTCGATTGAATCTCCTTTTTTCTATTCAGTTGGACATCAATGGAAAGATAAATTTTCCTGGACAATGACATACCGACATGATTCAGATTTTAAGTACCTTTATGGAAAAGTTTATGAAAGAGACGCCCCCGTGACGCGGGATTACTCGGAAATATTCAGGAGGAAAAGTAAGAATGTTGCCTGGGCAGTCAGTAATTGTAACACGCCCTCCAAAAGGGAATTGTACGTTAGGAAGCTACAACAATATATCGATGTGGATGTATATGGCGGATGTGGAAAACTTAAATGCGGAACTCGTTCAGCGGGAGTTACTGAGTGTCACAAAAAATTCGCGGAGGAATACAAATTCTTCCTTGCTGTTGAAAACTCCGTGTGTAAGGATTACACAACGGAAAAATTGTTCaactttttcttttatgatCTCGCAATGATTCCAATCGTTAACGGCCCTCAAAACGTACATGAGTATATTCCTAAAGGTACATATATTAACATAATGGATTATTCATCACCATCCGAATTAGCAAAGGACCTACAGAGGATAGGATCTGATGAATCTATTTATTCTtcatatttaaaggaaaaagataAATATGGTAGTCGGCGATCTACTTGGCTAAATATGTTATGCCCTATGTGTGCTAGCATACATGAACAAAGACGGAGTTCATCTATTCCGGATTCATCTATTCCGGATATCAATTCCTGGATCTGGAACGATACTTGCATTAAACTATGA